The following proteins come from a genomic window of Bactrocera tryoni isolate S06 chromosome 1, CSIRO_BtryS06_freeze2, whole genome shotgun sequence:
- the LOC120766868 gene encoding uncharacterized protein LOC120766868, with product MPFATRLLFLLTACILNVALQHLTVNADTKVLNTLSLNQPGQSSRHEVITLENAGTADEQLVVRGNYTVELGPPNKDGLIFLAITEYTADKNGYHVHYHIEARPLLETRLSGSLLMTAAG from the exons atgCCGTTCGCGACC CGCTTGCTGTTCTTACTCACCGCCTGCATACTAAATGTAGCCTTACAACACCTAACGGTCAACGCTGACACAAAAGTGCTAAACACACTCAG CTTAAATCAGCCGGGCCAAAGTAGCCGTCATGAGGTCATCACACTCGAGAACGCCGGCACCGCTGATGAGCAGCTGGTGGTTAGAGGCAATTATACCGTTGAACTCGGCCCACCGAACAAGGACGGTCTCATATTTTTAGCTATCACAGAGTATACTGCCGATAAAAATGGATATCATGTGCATTATCATATCGAGGCGAGACCGTTGTTGGAAACCCGGTTAAGTGGGAGTCTGTTAATGACTGCAGCGGGCTAA